One Microcebus murinus isolate Inina chromosome 10, M.murinus_Inina_mat1.0, whole genome shotgun sequence DNA segment encodes these proteins:
- the PVALB gene encoding parvalbumin alpha, with product MAMTDLLSAEDIKKAVGAFSAADSFDHKKFFQMVGLKKKSADDVKKVFHILDKDKSGYIEEDELGFILKGFSPDARDLSAKETKTLMAAGDKDGDGKIGVDEFSTLVAES from the exons ATGGCGATGACAGACTTGCTCAGCGCTGAGGACATCAAGAAGGCAGTGGGAGCCTTTTCGG CCGCCGACTCCTTCGACCACAAAAAGTTCTTCCAAATGGTTGGCCTGAAGAAAAAAAGCGCGGACGACGTGAAGAAGGTGTTCCACATCCTGGATAAAGACAAGAGCGGCTACATCGAGGAGGATGAGCTGGG aTTCATCCTAAAGGGCTTCTCTCCGGATGCCAGAGACCTGTCTGCTAAAGAAACCAAGACGCTGATGGCTGCTGGAGACAAGGACGGGGACGGCAAAATCGGGGTTGACG AATTCTCCACCCTGGTGGCTGAAAGCTAA